In Rhodothermales bacterium, a single window of DNA contains:
- the fliQ gene encoding flagellar biosynthesis protein FliQ, translating to MNADVALFWMREAMVLAVTVTAPLLGVALAVGLLVSLIQAVTSIQEMTLSYIPKILAIAAMLLLLAPWMLELLTDFTAHAFTFIPNVSR from the coding sequence GTGAATGCTGACGTTGCTCTTTTCTGGATGCGCGAGGCGATGGTGCTCGCCGTGACCGTCACCGCCCCGCTCCTCGGCGTGGCCCTCGCCGTCGGCCTCCTCGTGAGCCTGATCCAGGCCGTGACCTCGATCCAGGAGATGACGCTGAGCTACATCCCGAAAATCCTCGCGATCGCCGCCATGCTCCTCCTCCTCGCGCCGTGGATGCTGGAGCTGCTGACGGACTTCACCGCACACGCCTTCACGTTCATCCCGAACGTCTCGCGCTGA
- the fliR gene encoding flagellar biosynthetic protein FliR, which translates to MLLDPEYILRVLLVFVRIGGLLVAAPFFSQKFIPVQVKVMLAAVLAFSLAGLAGGALPPTITHPVGFVVAVIIEALTGVMLGFAAQFVFYAVQFAGDVIGFQMSLSLAQIYNPISGEPSNPIGRFLTLLFMLLFVLLDGPQQIVIALVTSFQIVPLAGANLAAGGPLLLQWTGAFFTTALRLSAPFMVTLFLVDVALGVFARMVPQADLFSLSLPLKLLVGLSLFALFLQGFGPVVPDLVAQMVGDMARLLDVFAG; encoded by the coding sequence GTGCTCCTCGACCCCGAGTACATCCTCCGCGTCTTGCTGGTCTTTGTGCGGATCGGGGGGCTGCTCGTGGCGGCGCCGTTCTTCAGCCAGAAGTTTATCCCGGTGCAGGTGAAGGTGATGCTGGCGGCGGTCCTCGCGTTCAGCCTCGCCGGGCTCGCAGGCGGCGCGCTCCCGCCGACCATCACGCACCCCGTCGGGTTCGTCGTCGCCGTCATCATCGAGGCGCTGACGGGGGTGATGCTCGGGTTCGCCGCGCAGTTCGTGTTCTACGCCGTGCAGTTCGCCGGCGACGTGATCGGGTTCCAGATGAGCCTGAGCCTCGCGCAGATCTACAACCCCATCAGCGGCGAGCCCTCGAACCCCATCGGGCGCTTCCTGACGCTGCTGTTCATGCTGCTCTTCGTCCTGCTCGACGGGCCGCAGCAGATCGTCATCGCGCTCGTGACGTCGTTCCAGATCGTCCCGCTCGCCGGGGCGAACCTCGCGGCGGGCGGCCCCCTCCTGCTCCAGTGGACGGGCGCGTTCTTCACGACGGCCCTCCGCCTCTCCGCCCCGTTCATGGTGACGCTCTTCCTCGTCGACGTCGCCCTCGGCGTGTTCGCGCGGATGGTCCCGCAGGCCGACCTCTTCTCGCTCAGCCTCCCGCTCAAGCTGCTCGTCGGGCTGAGCCTGTTCGCCCTCTTCCTCCAGGGCTTCGGCCCCGTCGTGCCCGACCTCGTCGCACAAATGGTAGGCGACATGGCTCGGCTCCTCGACGTGTTCGCGGGCTGA
- the flhB gene encoding flagellar biosynthesis protein FlhB yields the protein MSDQPDRQEKVHDPTPQRLKKAREDGNVFRSKEMSSVGMVGVGSAVLIFGMPPAFGVLQSMMTRLFLGAPTMTFSPASMQALLADLGLQVALVLAPFFGVLMIAGVALSLAQTGWNVSAKPLMPKANRISPLQGIKRLFSSKGLFETGKSLAKILVVGPLAYIVIKGHLPEILVLHTVPFEGIFTTAAGWIAGLLLQMLLALALLSAVDFAFEKWKYKEDLKMTDREVKDESKDQEGDPHIKGKRRQVAREMARRPRLDHAVMQADVVITNPTHYAIALRYDPLEGGAPRVLAKGIRKRALRIKALAAELGTPTVENRPLARALYAAVPEGHEIAEDLYPAVAAVLAEVYRARERAA from the coding sequence GTGAGCGACCAGCCCGACCGCCAAGAGAAGGTCCACGACCCAACCCCGCAGCGCCTGAAGAAGGCGCGCGAGGACGGCAACGTCTTTCGCTCGAAAGAGATGTCGTCGGTGGGGATGGTCGGCGTCGGCAGCGCGGTGCTCATCTTTGGGATGCCGCCCGCGTTCGGCGTGCTGCAGTCGATGATGACGCGGCTCTTCCTCGGCGCGCCGACGATGACGTTCAGCCCCGCGAGCATGCAGGCGCTCCTCGCCGACCTCGGCCTGCAAGTGGCGCTCGTGCTCGCCCCGTTCTTCGGCGTGCTCATGATCGCCGGCGTCGCGCTGAGCCTCGCGCAGACGGGGTGGAACGTGTCCGCGAAACCCCTCATGCCGAAGGCGAACCGGATCTCGCCGCTGCAAGGCATCAAGCGGCTGTTCTCGTCGAAGGGCCTGTTCGAGACGGGGAAGTCGCTCGCGAAGATCCTCGTCGTCGGCCCGCTCGCGTACATCGTCATCAAGGGCCACCTCCCCGAGATCCTCGTCCTCCACACCGTCCCGTTCGAGGGGATTTTCACGACGGCCGCCGGGTGGATCGCCGGGCTCCTCCTGCAAATGCTCCTCGCCCTCGCCCTCCTCTCGGCCGTGGACTTCGCGTTCGAGAAGTGGAAGTACAAGGAGGACCTGAAGATGACCGACCGCGAGGTGAAGGACGAGTCGAAGGATCAGGAGGGCGACCCCCACATCAAAGGCAAGCGGCGGCAGGTGGCGCGCGAGATGGCCCGCCGCCCGAGGCTCGACCACGCCGTGATGCAGGCCGACGTCGTGATCACGAACCCGACGCACTACGCCATCGCCCTCCGCTACGACCCCCTCGAGGGCGGCGCCCCGCGCGTGCTCGCCAAGGGCATCCGCAAGCGCGCCCTCCGCATCAAAGCCCTCGCCGCCGAGCTCGGCACGCCGACCGTCGAGAACCGCCCGCTCGCCCGTGCGCTCTACGCCGCCGTGCCCGAGGGGCACGAGATCGCCGAGGACCTCTACCCCGCCGTCGCCGCCGTCCTCGCCGAGGTCTACCGGGCGCGCGAGCGCGCCGCCTAA
- the flhA gene encoding flagellar biosynthesis protein FlhA translates to MSSLPAAAPPAAPPAFRVGGEVVVASSVVFILLMLVVPLPGFLLDLLLATNIAISLAVLLTAFYANRPLEFAIFPGLLLMTTLFRLSLNVASTRLILSEGKAGALIAAFGDFVVAGNYVVGGIVFLVLVLINFIVITKGSGRIAEVGARFTLDALPGKQMAIDADLNAGLIGEAEAKQRRADVSREADFYGAMDGASKFVRGDAMAGLIITAINIVGGLLIGATQQGMSISEAAATFTLLSIGDGLVSQIPALLISTAAGIIVSRASGEGNIAGELAGQLFTKSQPILLTGGFLVLLGLMPGLPILPFWMLAGGTLFLGRKRSRSEHAAAVEVYETGLRDTAAADAEEETTPADLLLVDPLELEIGYSLISIVDPSQNGDLLERVKLLRQQLAVELGVVIPPVRIRDNVGIGANKYIIKLRGNAVAEGEVMPGYHLALLPDDSADAPPGVRCEDPTFGLPAVWVAERNMGEAERLGLTVVEAPAVVTTHLLEVLRKHAHKLLDRQETKKLIDKVKEAAPTLVEELVPGMLTVGSVQKVLKRLLMERVPIRDLVTILEALADHAPTTKNLDVLTEYVRASLAPTITRQLMAGGPSVHCVVLDPVLEQHLLEQAEAGKLNPNTLGLDPARAEKFVAEADRLAKRLLSQGHAPVLLTSPVLRAALFGFLSPMLSDITVVSYNDLVPEAAVDVDAQLKLV, encoded by the coding sequence GTGTCCAGCCTCCCCGCCGCCGCCCCGCCCGCCGCCCCGCCCGCCTTCCGCGTGGGCGGCGAGGTCGTCGTCGCCTCCAGCGTCGTCTTCATCCTGCTGATGCTGGTGGTGCCGCTCCCCGGCTTCCTCCTAGACCTCCTGCTGGCGACGAACATCGCCATCAGCCTCGCCGTCCTCCTCACGGCGTTCTACGCGAACCGGCCGCTGGAATTCGCGATCTTCCCCGGCCTCCTCCTCATGACGACGCTGTTCCGCCTCTCGCTCAACGTGGCGAGCACGCGGCTGATCCTGAGCGAGGGGAAGGCGGGCGCGCTCATCGCCGCCTTCGGCGACTTCGTCGTGGCCGGGAATTACGTCGTCGGCGGGATCGTCTTCCTCGTCCTCGTCCTCATCAACTTCATCGTCATCACGAAGGGCTCGGGCCGCATCGCCGAGGTCGGCGCGCGGTTCACGCTCGACGCCCTCCCCGGCAAGCAGATGGCGATCGACGCCGACCTCAACGCCGGGCTCATCGGCGAGGCCGAGGCGAAGCAGCGCCGCGCCGACGTCTCGCGCGAGGCCGACTTCTACGGCGCGATGGACGGCGCCTCGAAGTTCGTCCGCGGCGACGCCATGGCCGGCCTCATCATCACGGCGATCAACATCGTCGGCGGCCTCCTCATCGGCGCGACGCAGCAGGGGATGTCGATCTCGGAGGCGGCGGCGACGTTCACGCTCCTCTCGATCGGCGACGGCCTCGTCAGCCAGATCCCCGCCCTCCTCATCTCGACGGCGGCCGGCATCATCGTCAGCCGCGCCTCGGGCGAGGGAAACATCGCGGGCGAGCTGGCGGGCCAGCTCTTCACGAAGTCGCAGCCGATCCTGCTGACCGGCGGCTTCCTCGTCCTCCTCGGTCTGATGCCAGGCCTCCCGATCCTCCCGTTCTGGATGCTCGCGGGCGGGACGCTCTTCCTCGGGCGCAAGCGGAGCCGGAGCGAGCACGCCGCCGCCGTCGAGGTCTACGAGACCGGCCTCCGCGATACGGCCGCGGCCGACGCCGAAGAAGAGACCACGCCTGCCGACCTCCTCCTCGTGGACCCGCTCGAACTCGAGATCGGCTACTCCCTCATCTCGATCGTGGACCCGAGCCAGAACGGCGACCTGCTGGAGCGGGTGAAGCTGCTCCGGCAGCAGCTCGCCGTCGAGCTCGGCGTCGTGATCCCGCCCGTCCGCATCCGCGACAACGTCGGAATCGGAGCGAACAAATACATCATCAAGCTGCGCGGGAACGCCGTGGCCGAGGGCGAGGTGATGCCCGGCTACCACCTCGCCCTCCTGCCCGACGACTCGGCCGACGCCCCGCCCGGCGTCCGCTGCGAGGACCCGACGTTCGGCCTCCCCGCGGTGTGGGTCGCCGAGCGGAACATGGGCGAGGCCGAGCGGCTCGGGCTCACCGTCGTCGAAGCCCCGGCTGTCGTCACGACGCACCTCCTCGAAGTTCTCCGCAAGCACGCCCACAAGCTGCTCGACCGGCAGGAGACGAAGAAGCTGATCGACAAGGTGAAGGAGGCGGCGCCGACGCTCGTCGAGGAGCTCGTGCCGGGGATGCTGACCGTGGGCTCGGTGCAGAAAGTCCTCAAGCGGCTGCTGATGGAGCGCGTCCCCATCCGCGACCTCGTGACGATCCTCGAAGCCCTCGCCGACCACGCCCCGACGACGAAGAACCTCGACGTGCTGACCGAATACGTCCGCGCCTCGCTCGCCCCGACGATTACGCGGCAGCTCATGGCCGGCGGCCCGAGCGTCCACTGCGTCGTGCTCGACCCCGTGCTGGAACAGCACTTGCTTGAGCAGGCCGAAGCCGGCAAGCTCAACCCGAACACGCTTGGCCTCGACCCCGCCCGCGCCGAGAAGTTCGTCGCCGAGGCGGACCGGCTCGCGAAGCGGCTGCTCAGCCAGGGCCACGCGCCCGTGCTCCTGACCTCGCCGGTCCTCCGTGCCGCCCTCTTCGGCTTCCTCTCGCCCATGCTCTCCGACATCACCGTGGTCTCGTACAACGACCTCGTCCCCGAAGCCGCCGTCGACGTCGACGCCCAGCTCAAGCTCGTCTAA
- a CDS encoding flagellar biosynthesis protein FlhF, with the protein MDIKTLTGPSIQAALAEARQLLGDDVMLLESVAARDGEPARITVMVDAALDRKPTAPAAVPVAEPAFVAAAPAAYGYAAQRARPVAAMPEEPAAPPAFSSPRSAAGSAPTRPRLFTPEPASAPASAPAPAVDLSAIEALLDARLGQLHDRIASLEAGLGASGTVLGAAKQWLSHPLYGDLLTRGLRPETADRLFHAVVERGFRADDRSPETLGEIRWAIAQELRGLLHRPTTPHDATGTLVLVGPSGAGKTSLLLKLALHPSFYGRRRTAALVLVPEDADAHPHQSPADLYRRHGLPVMVASTPAEVRQALARTSDFDQLLIDTPPLHPRSGEARKMMEWLQGLLAEVGAFDVHLVLDATRALEGFGADYLRSLPLRPTAASLTRLDETDGWGRVAEWMLALDLPVQFVSTSPRVPDGLRKFTPGWFVEQVTHAAADAEAGDLSPWS; encoded by the coding sequence ATGGATATCAAGACCCTGACAGGCCCCAGCATCCAGGCCGCGCTCGCCGAAGCGCGCCAACTCCTGGGCGACGACGTGATGCTGCTGGAGTCCGTCGCCGCGCGTGACGGCGAGCCCGCCCGGATCACGGTGATGGTGGACGCCGCGCTCGACCGGAAGCCCACCGCGCCGGCGGCCGTCCCCGTTGCCGAGCCGGCGTTTGTCGCGGCAGCTCCGGCGGCGTACGGCTACGCCGCGCAACGCGCCCGCCCCGTCGCCGCGATGCCGGAAGAACCTGCCGCGCCGCCCGCATTTTCTTCCCCTCGATCCGCTGCCGGCTCCGCCCCCACGCGGCCCCGCCTCTTCACCCCCGAGCCCGCCTCGGCTCCGGCCTCGGCCCCGGCTCCGGCCGTTGACCTCTCGGCCATCGAAGCCTTGCTCGACGCCCGACTCGGTCAACTCCACGACCGGATCGCCTCGCTCGAAGCCGGGCTCGGCGCGAGCGGCACCGTGCTCGGCGCAGCGAAGCAGTGGCTCTCGCACCCGCTCTACGGCGACCTCCTCACGCGCGGCCTCCGGCCCGAAACGGCCGACCGCCTCTTCCACGCCGTCGTCGAGCGCGGCTTCCGCGCCGACGACCGCAGCCCCGAGACCCTCGGCGAGATCCGCTGGGCCATCGCCCAGGAACTGCGCGGCCTCCTCCACCGCCCGACGACGCCGCACGACGCGACGGGCACGCTCGTCCTCGTCGGGCCGAGCGGGGCGGGCAAGACGTCGCTCCTGCTCAAGCTCGCCCTCCACCCCAGCTTTTACGGACGGCGGCGGACGGCCGCGCTCGTCCTCGTCCCCGAAGACGCCGACGCCCACCCGCACCAGAGCCCGGCCGACCTCTACCGCCGCCACGGCCTCCCGGTCATGGTCGCCAGCACGCCCGCCGAGGTCCGCCAGGCCCTCGCCCGCACCTCCGACTTCGACCAGCTCCTCATCGACACGCCGCCGCTTCACCCGCGCTCGGGCGAAGCCCGCAAGATGATGGAGTGGCTGCAAGGCCTCCTCGCCGAGGTCGGCGCGTTCGACGTCCACCTCGTGCTCGACGCGACGCGTGCGCTCGAAGGCTTCGGCGCCGACTACCTCCGCAGCCTCCCGCTCCGCCCGACGGCCGCCTCCCTCACCCGCCTCGACGAGACCGACGGATGGGGCCGCGTGGCCGAGTGGATGCTCGCGCTCGACCTCCCCGTCCAGTTCGTCTCCACGAGCCCTCGCGTGCCGGACGGCCTCCGCAAGTTCACGCCGGGCTGGTTCGTCGAGCAGGTCACACACGCCGCCGCCGACGCCGAGGCCGGAGACCTCTCGCCATGGAGCTAA
- a CDS encoding P-loop NTPase → MELTRSHGPTTLAVVSGKGGVGKSVVAVNLAESLAHGGARVALVDVDFGQSACAVLVNEAPPYTAHDWMRGRADLTDLRWQTEAGVTLVQGAADPLAPAETTALLANLGRVVDALRADHDYVLLDTPAGVDGPVRWALDHADLGLLVLVGEPTAVADAYRLARLVWEADAGYPLGAVVNLADTEAEATSVSERFGAITERFTGRAPDLLGWIPYAAQMRRAVATQTPAVRSPGSMRQAFADLADAVAARRPAPFYL, encoded by the coding sequence ATGGAGCTAACACGATCCCACGGCCCGACGACGCTCGCCGTCGTCAGCGGCAAAGGCGGCGTCGGTAAAAGCGTCGTCGCCGTCAACCTCGCCGAATCACTCGCCCACGGCGGCGCCCGCGTCGCACTCGTCGACGTCGACTTCGGGCAGAGCGCGTGCGCGGTGCTCGTGAACGAGGCGCCGCCGTACACCGCACACGACTGGATGCGGGGCCGCGCCGATCTCACCGATCTCCGCTGGCAGACCGAGGCCGGCGTGACGCTCGTGCAGGGCGCCGCCGACCCGCTCGCCCCGGCCGAGACGACCGCCCTCCTCGCGAACCTCGGCCGCGTCGTAGACGCACTTCGCGCCGACCACGACTACGTCCTCCTCGACACGCCCGCCGGCGTCGACGGCCCCGTCCGCTGGGCGCTCGACCACGCCGACCTCGGCCTGCTCGTGCTCGTCGGCGAGCCGACGGCCGTGGCTGACGCGTACCGCCTCGCGCGGCTCGTGTGGGAGGCCGATGCCGGCTACCCGCTCGGCGCCGTCGTCAACCTCGCCGACACCGAAGCCGAGGCGACGAGCGTGAGCGAGCGGTTCGGCGCCATCACCGAGCGGTTCACCGGGCGTGCGCCCGACCTGCTCGGGTGGATTCCGTACGCCGCGCAGATGCGCCGCGCCGTCGCCACGCAGACGCCCGCCGTCCGCTCGCCCGGCTCGATGCGGCAAGCCTTCGCCGACCTCGCCGACGCCGTCGCCGCCCGCCGCCCCGCGCCCTTCTACCTCTAG
- a CDS encoding FliA/WhiG family RNA polymerase sigma factor, which yields MKEDDLQTHALRYAADPTPRHREAVAVAAVPLVRSLVGKLTLPNNPLATWEDLEGAGLLGLMQALDTYDPGRGAQFVTHAYRRIQGALIDYLRSIDVLSRDKRQLMAAAQSAIDTLYQMLGEEPQDEDVADYLGISLDEYHSLLSEAQHRFTLSVDQPIGDEDGARMLETLAHDDGEDGFDAVEARFELDVLEKVIPNLPERERNILALYYIEDLTLREVGEVLGVSDARISQILGKTLLKLRHTLSATQPPRSAAEIRSAA from the coding sequence ATGAAGGAGGACGATCTCCAGACCCACGCCCTGCGCTACGCCGCCGACCCGACGCCTCGCCACCGCGAGGCCGTCGCCGTGGCCGCCGTCCCGCTCGTCCGCTCGCTCGTCGGCAAGCTGACGCTCCCGAACAACCCGCTTGCGACGTGGGAGGACCTCGAAGGGGCCGGCCTCCTCGGGCTCATGCAGGCGCTCGACACCTACGACCCCGGGCGCGGCGCGCAGTTCGTGACGCACGCCTACCGCCGCATCCAGGGCGCCCTCATCGACTACCTCCGCTCGATCGACGTGCTCTCGCGCGACAAGCGGCAGCTCATGGCCGCGGCCCAGAGCGCCATCGACACGCTCTACCAGATGCTCGGTGAGGAGCCGCAGGACGAGGACGTGGCGGACTACCTCGGCATCTCGCTTGACGAGTACCACAGCCTGCTCTCCGAAGCCCAGCACCGCTTCACCCTCTCCGTCGATCAGCCGATCGGAGACGAGGACGGGGCGCGGATGCTGGAGACCCTCGCGCACGACGACGGCGAGGACGGGTTCGATGCCGTCGAGGCGCGGTTCGAGCTAGACGTGCTGGAGAAAGTCATCCCCAACCTGCCCGAGCGCGAGCGCAACATCCTCGCGCTCTACTACATCGAGGACCTAACGCTGCGCGAAGTCGGCGAAGTGCTCGGCGTGAGCGACGCGCGCATTTCGCAGATCCTCGGCAAGACGCTCCTCAAGCTCCGCCACACGCTGTCGGCCACGCAGCCGCCCCGCTCGGCGGCGGAGATCCGCTCGGCGGCATAG
- a CDS encoding Rad52/Rad22 family DNA repair protein, with protein MSINWQRLTDPFPAHDIEWKPGATTRDKSKGLAMAYITARAVQERLDEVFGPGNWKNEFRAGPEGGVLCRIYFKNDDGEWVWREDGADNTDVEAVKGGLSNAMKRAGAALGIGRYLYEMPSQWVPLNDKGRFAEVPRIPAKYVPQPSAPSSPPAQRPSGPRRSTGGRPNGTARNGERVPPQSPFPTGEVMR; from the coding sequence ATGAGCATCAACTGGCAACGACTGACCGACCCCTTCCCGGCGCACGACATCGAGTGGAAGCCCGGCGCGACGACACGCGACAAGAGCAAGGGCCTCGCGATGGCGTACATCACCGCCCGCGCCGTGCAGGAGCGGCTCGACGAGGTGTTCGGCCCCGGCAACTGGAAGAACGAGTTCCGCGCCGGCCCCGAGGGCGGCGTCCTCTGCCGCATCTACTTCAAGAACGACGACGGCGAGTGGGTCTGGCGCGAGGACGGCGCCGACAACACCGACGTGGAAGCCGTCAAGGGCGGGCTCTCGAACGCGATGAAGCGCGCGGGCGCGGCGCTCGGCATCGGCCGCTACCTCTACGAGATGCCGTCGCAGTGGGTGCCGCTCAACGACAAGGGCCGCTTCGCCGAGGTCCCGCGCATCCCGGCGAAGTACGTCCCGCAGCCTTCGGCCCCGTCCTCGCCGCCGGCGCAGCGCCCGAGCGGCCCGCGCCGGTCGACGGGCGGACGGCCCAACGGTACCGCCCGCAACGGCGAGCGCGTCCCCCCGCAGAGCCCGTTCCCCACGGGGGAGGTGATGCGCTGA